In a genomic window of Halostella litorea:
- a CDS encoding TrmB family transcriptional regulator produces the protein MDESAAVESLERLGLTGYEAKVFIALQKLGDGTARDVDRIADVPRSQVYSAAENLEDRGLVEVQQSNPIRYRPVSIEAARSTLRDRFEREQDRAFEYVEDVREQHSDGDEEQEDIWTVRGQDRVTDRIVELVADADDHVLFGAPHVDLLPPRIADALRQAADDGLRVAVVSDNEAVRDRFADDDGVVATAPPPAFRTDSSAGRVVHADDDAVLISVLGEESIPEINRETAFWSRDTNFASVLVQIMQSSIGPFDD, from the coding sequence ATGGACGAGAGCGCCGCCGTCGAGTCGCTCGAACGCCTCGGCCTGACCGGCTACGAGGCCAAGGTGTTCATCGCGCTCCAGAAGCTCGGCGACGGCACCGCCCGCGACGTGGACCGGATCGCCGACGTGCCCCGGTCGCAGGTGTACAGCGCCGCGGAGAACTTAGAGGACCGCGGCCTCGTCGAGGTCCAGCAGTCGAACCCGATCCGGTACCGGCCGGTCAGCATCGAGGCGGCGCGCTCGACGCTCCGTGACCGGTTCGAGCGCGAGCAGGACCGGGCGTTCGAGTACGTCGAGGACGTTCGGGAACAGCACAGCGACGGCGACGAGGAGCAGGAGGACATCTGGACGGTCCGCGGGCAGGACCGGGTCACCGACCGGATCGTGGAACTGGTGGCCGACGCCGACGACCACGTCCTGTTCGGCGCGCCACACGTCGACCTGCTCCCCCCGAGGATCGCCGACGCGCTACGGCAGGCGGCCGACGACGGCCTGCGGGTGGCGGTCGTCAGCGACAACGAGGCGGTCCGCGACCGCTTCGCCGACGACGACGGGGTCGTCGCGACCGCGCCGCCGCCCGCCTTCCGGACCGACTCCAGCGCCGGGCGCGTGGTCCACGCCGACGACGACGCCGTGCTCATCTCCGTGCTCGGCGAGGAGTCGATCCCCGAGATCAACCGGGAGACGGCGTTCTGGAGCCGCGACACGAACTTCGCGTCGGTGCTCGTCCAGATCATGCAGTCGAGCATCGGCCCGTTCGACGACTGA